The Microbulbifer sp. YPW1 genome contains a region encoding:
- a CDS encoding aldo/keto reductase family oxidoreductase, which produces MQRVTSSLAPDLSLSRIAFGLWRLTDWNYAPSESVRLFEQMLDLGVTTFDLADIYGDYRCEQAFGAALKHNPQLRERMEIVSKCSIRLAGEMSGARINHYDTSAAHVRSAVETSLRDMGIEQMDLLLLHRPDPLMDADALALVLEQLVAEGKVKHLGVSNFLPHQTDLLQSRLSIPLAVNQIEVSLLYSQPMFDGQLDYCQQHKLLPMAWSPFAGGRLFTGNDEDALRVQAELRRVCESRGLAPEVGAMQLALAWLLKHPSDMVPVLGSGNPERLVAALAALEMELDREAWFELLRAGRGRDVD; this is translated from the coding sequence ATGCAACGCGTTACCTCTTCTCTCGCCCCCGACCTTTCCCTGTCCCGCATCGCGTTTGGCCTCTGGCGGCTGACCGACTGGAACTACGCCCCCTCGGAAAGCGTGCGTCTGTTCGAGCAGATGCTGGATCTCGGGGTGACCACATTCGACCTGGCAGATATTTACGGGGACTACCGCTGCGAGCAGGCGTTTGGCGCGGCGCTGAAGCACAATCCGCAATTGCGCGAGCGCATGGAGATTGTGAGCAAATGCAGTATCCGCCTTGCCGGGGAAATGTCCGGCGCGCGTATCAATCACTACGACACCAGCGCGGCGCATGTGCGCAGTGCCGTGGAGACCAGCCTGCGGGATATGGGCATCGAGCAGATGGATCTGTTGTTGCTGCACCGCCCGGATCCGCTGATGGATGCGGATGCGCTGGCGCTGGTCCTTGAGCAGCTGGTGGCTGAGGGCAAGGTGAAGCACCTCGGGGTTTCCAATTTCCTGCCGCACCAGACCGACCTTCTGCAGTCCCGCCTGTCGATCCCTCTGGCGGTGAACCAGATCGAGGTGTCATTGCTGTATTCGCAGCCGATGTTCGACGGGCAGCTGGATTACTGTCAGCAACACAAGCTCCTGCCCATGGCGTGGTCGCCTTTTGCCGGTGGTCGTCTGTTCACCGGCAACGACGAGGATGCGTTGCGGGTGCAGGCGGAATTGCGTCGTGTGTGCGAATCCCGCGGGCTGGCCCCCGAGGTGGGTGCCATGCAATTGGCATTGGCGTGGCTGTTGAAACACCCTTCAGATATGGTTCCGGTGTTGGGAAGTGGTAATCCGGAGCGGTTGGTTGCTGCACTGGCGGCACTGGAAATGGAACTCGATCGGGAGGCGTGGTTTGAATTGTTGCGCGCTGGTCGCGGGCGGGATGTGGACTGA